The sequence ACTATCGAAGTTACCATCTGCCCAAGCGATCGTCAGCAGTCCACGCAACCAAGCGGCTATTTGTTCACTGGTATAAGGAGATTGAACGATACTTTCCATAAACTCACGCCTCAAGCTGTCTTTTGACGAAATTCCCCAATCCCCACAATAGTACAGTGGTGAGTGGTGATTGTCATTCGTTAATGGTTTAGCGATCGCCCTGATGAACTAAATGATTCTCAGTGTTGTCCTTGCAAATAACTAAATACAGACTTATCTCCAATATCTGGAGGTATGGCTTGTACTGACTTCCGCAAAGCAAATATCAAAAATAAAATTGCCCAAATACCTAAGAGTACCTCTTCCCATGGAGTAGGTAAAATCCCCACTAAATGTCCTAACAACAGTAACGGCACGATTAGTGTTAATATTTTTGTTTCTAGGCGATTAAAGCAAAAAGCTTCTTTAAAATAAATACCTGTCAAAGCAGCGAAGGTGAAACCGACTGCAAAGAGAGCCATTGGCTGATGATAAATGCTCACAGCCAAAGGTGCGTTGCTAGAAAATGCCAATATTACCGATGCAATGCTACCGATCGCCCAAAAAACTTGTAAAACTCGATGTAGCAGCGCCATGTAAATATGGATAGTTAGTAGACTAACGCCAAGGGCGAGACTAAAACAAGCATATAGTGGGGTCAGTAGGTGAAAAATGTTTGGGTCGTTGCTCGACAGAACGAAAGCACTACCGATGGCAAAGCTGAGTGCTGCTACCATTAACCCACTGCGGTAGATGATCACACCCGTGCGATCGCTTTGAGTAATGGTAAATTCCCCAAACTGACCTTGATATACTTCTGGTGCAGATACTGTTTGCATAGCCATATAAATAAAGATATAGATGAGGAGTTGTGAATTATCCCTCTTATCCAGTTTAATAATTAATGACTTCTACAGTATCTTCCCAGTTAATCTGCAATTGTAAGTTGGCGTTACCACCATTGA is a genomic window of Fortiea contorta PCC 7126 containing:
- a CDS encoding DUF2301 domain-containing membrane protein, producing the protein MAMQTVSAPEVYQGQFGEFTITQSDRTGVIIYRSGLMVAALSFAIGSAFVLSSNDPNIFHLLTPLYACFSLALGVSLLTIHIYMALLHRVLQVFWAIGSIASVILAFSSNAPLAVSIYHQPMALFAVGFTFAALTGIYFKEAFCFNRLETKILTLIVPLLLLGHLVGILPTPWEEVLLGIWAILFLIFALRKSVQAIPPDIGDKSVFSYLQGQH